Proteins from a genomic interval of Tenacibaculum sp. SZ-18:
- a CDS encoding N-acetylglucosamine kinase yields MILFADSGSSKCDWVIYNNVTNELSRTRTKGLNPNILTEKKITNIIRKSNELFAIRNIVEKVYFYGAGCGTIKNQEKVIEVLKLTFQNAITINVKEDLMAAVLATTNEPAIICILGTGSNCCYYDGEHIQTKIPSLGYVLMDEASGNYFGKELLKSYYYNQLPNELRVSFEQSYKLNPQKVLDKIYKSKYPNKYLANFARFLIYNIEHPYIVSMIRNGMRVFIQNHILPYSKEYINAPIHFVGSIAYHIQEIINEELASFDLSAKSFVRRPIQNVIDNILQAQIIVNN; encoded by the coding sequence ATGATTTTATTTGCAGATAGTGGATCCTCGAAATGTGATTGGGTAATTTATAATAATGTAACCAATGAACTTTCTAGAACAAGAACAAAAGGGTTAAATCCGAATATCCTAACAGAAAAAAAAATTACTAATATAATTCGTAAGAGTAATGAATTGTTTGCTATTAGGAACATTGTGGAGAAAGTGTACTTCTATGGAGCTGGTTGTGGAACAATCAAGAATCAAGAAAAAGTTATTGAGGTTCTTAAGTTAACTTTTCAAAATGCTATAACTATTAATGTAAAGGAGGATTTAATGGCTGCTGTTTTAGCCACAACAAATGAACCAGCTATCATTTGTATTTTAGGAACAGGTTCCAATTGCTGTTATTATGATGGAGAACATATTCAAACAAAAATCCCTTCTTTAGGTTATGTCTTAATGGATGAGGCTAGTGGTAATTATTTTGGAAAGGAATTATTAAAAAGTTATTATTACAATCAACTACCGAATGAGTTGAGAGTTTCATTTGAACAATCGTATAAGTTAAATCCACAAAAGGTTTTAGATAAAATATATAAATCAAAATATCCAAATAAATATTTGGCAAATTTCGCAAGGTTTCTAATTTATAATATTGAACATCCTTATATTGTTAGTATGATTAGAAATGGAATGAGAGTCTTTATTCAAAATCATATTTTACCATATTCTAAAGAATATATTAATGCACCGATTCATTTTGTTGGATCAATTGCATACCATATACAAGAGATTATCAATGAGGAATTAGCAAGTTTCGACCTGAGTGCCAAAAGCTTTGTTCGAAGACCTATTCAAAATGTGATTGATAATATTCTGCAAGCACAAATTATTGTAAATAACTGA
- a CDS encoding DUF4249 domain-containing protein, producing the protein MKKSIYTLFIAISTIFSSCTDIVDVDVPNGGARLVVEASINWEKGTSGNNQTIKLSTSTAYFDSNLNVPATGATVTVTKVNDGSQFIFSDQNNGDYTTASFVPEIGAVYNLTIDYGGETYAATETLIGFTEINGVTQEEGFNEDEYRLRVRFDDPVDEVNYYLGEFIQDNLAVPSLSSIRDEFLNGNEAFVLHSDEKNVTGTEVDIKVFGISEQFYFYIEQLIEQSGTQGGGPFQATPAQLKGNCKNVNNLNEEVLGYFRLSQFARTTYTIQ; encoded by the coding sequence ATGAAAAAATCAATATATACTCTGTTTATCGCTATCAGTACTATTTTTTCATCTTGTACTGATATTGTTGATGTTGATGTTCCAAATGGAGGAGCAAGATTAGTCGTAGAAGCTTCTATTAATTGGGAAAAAGGGACTTCTGGAAACAATCAAACCATTAAATTAAGTACTTCTACAGCATATTTCGATAGTAATCTTAATGTTCCAGCCACAGGAGCTACAGTGACCGTAACGAAAGTAAATGATGGCTCCCAATTTATTTTTTCTGATCAAAACAATGGAGATTATACTACTGCAAGTTTTGTTCCTGAAATTGGTGCTGTTTACAACTTAACTATTGATTATGGTGGAGAAACTTATGCTGCAACTGAAACATTAATTGGCTTTACAGAAATTAATGGTGTAACTCAAGAAGAAGGATTTAATGAGGACGAATATCGATTGCGCGTACGTTTTGACGATCCTGTTGATGAAGTAAACTACTACTTAGGAGAATTTATTCAAGATAATTTAGCCGTTCCTTCCTTATCCTCTATTCGAGATGAGTTTTTAAATGGGAACGAAGCTTTTGTTTTACATTCGGACGAGAAGAACGTAACTGGAACAGAAGTAGACATCAAGGTTTTTGGAATATCAGAACAATTTTATTTTTACATAGAACAACTAATTGAACAATCAGGAACACAAGGAGGTGGACCATTTCAAGCAACTCCTGCTCAATTAAAAGGAAACTGCAAAAATGTAAACAATTTAAATGAGGAAGTTCTAGGCTACTTTCGTTTAAGTCAATTTGCTAGAACAACATATACAATTCAATAA
- a CDS encoding TonB-dependent receptor: MRIYAIIMLLLVHLSGISQSKYTISGTLKDNANGETLFGATVFLKGTSIGTMTNEYGFYSLTAPEGKYTLSISYVGYAPIEKEIQLTQNIKFNTSLKEDTNVLDEVVITSEESKKVDLRSPQMSTTKISSQTIKQIPVVLGEVDIIKSIQLLPGVTNAGEGASGFNVRGGAEDQNLILLDEAIIYNASHLFGFFSVFNNDAIKDVKLYKGGIPAKFGGRVSSVLDVRQKDGNNKEFKLTGGIGLISSRLTAEAPLFGDKGSFLIAGRASYANIFLALANNENRVGFYDLNLKTNYQLNEKNRLYLSAYFGNDDVSFTNSFFNSYGNLSANLRWNHIFNDKLFSNLSAIYSRYNYDLQLEFVGLDWLSRIDNYNLKYDVDYYLNDKLKFDFGASGIYYKFNPGEIRKLTPESSINEDFLDKKFAVETGIYASLEHKISNKLTAMYGLRYSYFNRFGSQILNTYANDLPVVYNTTLGIYERAEPTGQINYGDKESIASFGNFEPRFALSYQLNDKSSIKTSYNRMAQYLHLISNTTSATPLDIWAPSGEFLKPQIADQVALGYFRNFKNNMYSIEAETYFKTVKNRVDYINGAELIAQNTIEREILNGDARAYGLEFLLRKNKGDLTGWVAYTLSKSEQKTPGGTAGGPGLNNGDWYNTPFDRTHDLSVTGNYKYNEKWTFNANFVFQTGRPVTYPNGQFQYNGLSIPTYSTRNADRLPSYNRLDISATLTPRKNKNRKWQGEWVFGIYNLYSRRNAAAIRFGVNDESGANEAERTSIFGITPSVTYNFKF; encoded by the coding sequence ATGAGAATTTACGCAATTATCATGTTACTTTTAGTTCACCTTAGTGGTATTTCACAAAGTAAATATACTATAAGTGGAACTTTAAAAGACAACGCCAACGGAGAAACCTTATTTGGTGCGACGGTTTTTTTAAAAGGAACATCTATTGGTACCATGACCAACGAGTATGGATTTTACTCTTTAACAGCTCCAGAAGGAAAATACACTTTAAGTATTTCGTACGTTGGTTACGCTCCTATTGAAAAAGAAATTCAACTTACTCAAAATATAAAGTTCAATACTTCTTTAAAAGAAGATACAAATGTTTTAGATGAAGTAGTAATTACTTCTGAAGAAAGTAAAAAAGTAGATCTGAGAAGTCCTCAAATGAGTACGACAAAGATCAGTTCACAGACGATTAAACAAATTCCTGTTGTTTTAGGAGAAGTTGATATTATTAAATCTATTCAACTACTTCCTGGTGTTACCAATGCTGGTGAAGGTGCTTCTGGATTTAATGTTCGTGGTGGGGCTGAAGATCAGAATTTAATATTATTAGATGAAGCCATAATTTATAACGCATCGCATTTATTCGGATTCTTCTCTGTATTTAACAACGACGCAATTAAAGATGTTAAATTATACAAAGGTGGAATTCCTGCTAAATTTGGTGGACGCGTTTCTTCTGTGTTAGACGTTCGTCAAAAAGATGGAAACAATAAAGAATTCAAATTGACTGGTGGGATTGGTTTAATTTCAAGTAGATTAACTGCAGAAGCTCCATTGTTTGGTGATAAAGGTTCATTTTTAATTGCTGGACGCGCTTCTTATGCAAACATTTTTTTAGCTTTAGCAAACAATGAAAACAGAGTTGGGTTTTACGATTTAAACTTAAAAACCAATTATCAACTTAATGAGAAAAATCGTTTATACTTGTCTGCTTACTTCGGAAATGACGACGTAAGTTTTACCAATTCTTTCTTTAACTCCTATGGAAACTTATCGGCAAACTTACGATGGAATCATATTTTTAATGATAAACTATTTTCTAATCTTTCAGCAATTTACAGTAGATACAATTATGATTTACAACTTGAGTTTGTTGGCTTAGATTGGTTATCTCGAATTGATAATTACAACTTAAAATATGATGTAGATTATTATTTGAATGATAAACTAAAGTTTGATTTTGGTGCTAGTGGAATTTATTACAAATTCAATCCAGGAGAAATTAGAAAACTAACTCCTGAATCATCAATTAACGAAGACTTTTTAGATAAAAAGTTTGCAGTAGAAACAGGAATTTATGCAAGTTTAGAACACAAAATTTCAAATAAATTAACTGCGATGTATGGTTTACGCTATAGCTATTTTAACCGATTTGGAAGTCAAATTTTAAATACCTACGCTAATGATTTACCCGTAGTTTACAATACAACTTTAGGAATTTATGAGCGTGCTGAGCCAACAGGTCAGATAAACTATGGTGACAAAGAGAGTATTGCAAGCTTTGGAAATTTCGAACCTCGTTTTGCTTTGTCGTATCAACTAAATGACAAGTCTTCCATTAAGACAAGTTATAATAGAATGGCCCAATACTTACATTTAATTTCTAATACAACTTCTGCTACTCCTCTAGATATTTGGGCGCCAAGTGGTGAGTTTTTAAAACCACAAATTGCCGATCAAGTTGCTTTAGGATATTTCCGTAACTTCAAAAACAACATGTACTCAATTGAAGCGGAAACTTATTTTAAGACGGTAAAAAACCGTGTTGATTATATTAACGGAGCTGAATTAATTGCTCAAAATACCATTGAAAGAGAAATTTTGAATGGAGATGCAAGAGCCTACGGATTAGAGTTTTTGCTTAGAAAAAACAAAGGAGACTTAACTGGATGGGTTGCTTATACCTTATCAAAGTCAGAGCAAAAAACTCCGGGAGGCACAGCAGGAGGTCCAGGACTAAACAATGGGGACTGGTATAACACTCCTTTTGATAGAACTCATGATTTATCTGTTACCGGAAATTACAAATACAATGAAAAGTGGACGTTTAATGCGAATTTTGTTTTTCAAACAGGACGACCTGTAACTTATCCTAATGGACAATTTCAATACAATGGTTTATCTATTCCAACTTATTCAACCAGAAATGCAGATCGTTTACCATCATATAATCGTTTAGATATTTCTGCTACGTTAACACCAAGAAAAAATAAAAATAGAAAATGGCAAGGAGAATGGGTTTTTGGTATATATAACTTATACTCTAGAAGAAACGCTGCTGCTATCCGATTTGGTGTTAATGATGAATCTGGAGCGAACGAAGCTGAAAGAACTTCTATTTTCGGGATTACTCCTTCTGTAACTTATAACTTTAAATTCTAA
- a CDS encoding Crp/Fnr family transcriptional regulator translates to MVELLYQNYEFLFQKELLEEIKQVGVYKKIQANSTIIDVDSYITSMPLVLNGAIKILREDNDGDELVLYYLEVGDTCAMTLSCCMGQVKSQIRAVAETDVELLMIPKKKMTEWLSKYLSWQEFVLQSYHSRMEEFIKAVDSIAFLKMDERLYKYLQNKVLVNHSEVIQVTHQQIANDLHTSRVVISRLLKGLEKESKIELHRSHITVLNI, encoded by the coding sequence TTGGTAGAATTATTATATCAGAACTATGAATTTTTATTTCAGAAAGAACTTCTAGAAGAAATAAAACAGGTTGGAGTTTACAAGAAAATTCAAGCAAATTCAACTATTATCGATGTCGATAGTTACATTACATCTATGCCATTGGTTTTAAATGGAGCGATTAAAATTTTGAGAGAAGATAATGATGGTGATGAATTGGTGTTGTATTATTTAGAAGTGGGCGATACTTGTGCGATGACACTTTCTTGTTGTATGGGACAAGTGAAAAGTCAAATCAGAGCTGTAGCTGAAACTGATGTAGAACTGCTTATGATTCCGAAAAAGAAAATGACCGAATGGTTAAGTAAATATTTATCTTGGCAAGAGTTCGTACTTCAGAGTTATCACAGCCGAATGGAAGAATTTATTAAAGCAGTTGATTCTATTGCATTTTTAAAAATGGATGAACGCTTATATAAATATTTACAAAATAAGGTGCTGGTAAATCATAGTGAAGTAATTCAAGTCACACATCAACAAATTGCGAATGATTTACATACTTCAAGGGTTGTAATTTCAAGATTGCTCAAAGGATTGGAAAAAGAAAGTAAAATTGAATTGCATCGGAGTCATATTACAGTGTTAAACATTTAG
- a CDS encoding DUF2892 domain-containing protein gives MIRVIPETLILISMALAYKVKCDGFWFTEFVGVNLLKFPFTKWCFMETILARYGVVTLLHVSKKPIHFMNRFFYSF, from the coding sequence ATGATTCGAGTAATCCCTGAAACATTGATATTAATAAGTATGGCACTGGCTTATAAAGTGAAGTGCGATGGGTTTTGGTTTACTGAATTCGTTGGAGTGAACTTATTAAAATTCCCTTTTACTAAATGGTGTTTTATGGAAACTATTTTAGCTAGATATGGAGTTGTAACACTTCTTCACGTATCAAAAAAACCAATTCATTTTATGAATCGGTTTTTTTATTCTTTTTGA
- a CDS encoding TlpA family protein disulfide reductase, with product MRKLILGITALSLASCNNSEPVNYALFKGSIKNPNSKSVMIIDGNNKLVKKIEVSDAGTFSDTIFDVTKGYYSLNDGKEGSSLYLQNGYDITMDLDAKQFDETISYSGEGSDVNNYLAQKFLIKEKAGSTFKLYGLDEAKYLETMNTLKADLEKSLDNVDSKFAAEEKTNLNYEHIGNVSQYELYHGYVSKNKDFKVSDSFPNVLEGVDFSNEDHYKSFDSYKSIVSANFNKVARENSKKNGTSYEAEAIAQLKELKSNVIKDDILQNMAGQVSVMNPNAEALYKGIMEISTDEKFKERLTKQYNTVLRLAKGKDSPAFENYENNAGGTTSLADLKGKYVYIDVWATWCKPCKDEIPHLKKVEEQYHDKNIEFVSISIDQAKDYDLWKKMIKDESLGGIQLMADAAWGSKFVQDYQIQGIPRFILVDPNGKIVNSFAPRPSDKKLIELFDGLKI from the coding sequence ATGAGAAAGCTTATACTGGGTATTACTGCCCTAAGTCTCGCTTCATGTAACAATTCTGAACCCGTAAATTACGCCTTATTTAAAGGTTCCATTAAAAATCCAAATAGCAAAAGTGTTATGATTATTGATGGAAACAATAAATTGGTTAAAAAAATTGAAGTTTCAGATGCAGGAACTTTTTCTGACACCATTTTTGACGTAACTAAAGGATATTACAGTTTAAATGATGGTAAAGAAGGATCATCATTATATCTACAAAATGGATATGATATCACGATGGATTTAGATGCTAAACAATTTGATGAAACTATTTCTTACTCTGGAGAAGGAAGTGACGTTAACAATTACCTAGCACAAAAATTCTTAATCAAAGAAAAAGCAGGATCAACATTTAAATTATATGGTTTAGATGAAGCAAAGTATTTAGAAACTATGAATACTTTAAAAGCTGATTTAGAAAAATCTTTAGACAATGTAGATTCTAAATTTGCTGCGGAAGAAAAAACAAATTTAAACTACGAGCATATTGGAAATGTTTCCCAATATGAACTTTACCACGGATACGTAAGTAAAAATAAAGATTTCAAAGTTTCAGATTCTTTCCCAAATGTACTTGAAGGAGTTGATTTTTCTAATGAAGACCATTATAAATCATTTGATTCTTACAAAAGTATTGTAAGTGCTAACTTCAATAAAGTAGCCAGAGAAAACTCGAAAAAAAATGGCACATCGTATGAAGCTGAAGCTATCGCACAATTAAAAGAATTAAAAAGCAATGTGATTAAGGATGATATCCTTCAAAATATGGCAGGTCAGGTAAGTGTTATGAATCCAAATGCTGAAGCATTGTACAAAGGAATCATGGAAATTTCAACTGACGAAAAATTCAAAGAGCGTTTAACCAAACAATACAATACCGTTTTAAGATTAGCAAAAGGAAAAGATTCACCGGCATTTGAAAATTATGAAAACAATGCAGGAGGAACTACTTCGTTAGCCGACTTAAAAGGTAAATACGTATACATTGACGTTTGGGCGACTTGGTGTAAGCCTTGTAAAGATGAAATTCCACATTTGAAAAAAGTTGAAGAGCAATACCACGATAAAAATATTGAATTCGTAAGTATCTCTATTGATCAAGCGAAAGATTATGATTTATGGAAGAAAATGATCAAAGATGAAAGTTTAGGCGGAATACAATTAATGGCTGATGCCGCTTGGGGATCTAAATTTGTTCAGGACTATCAAATTCAAGGAATTCCAAGATTTATTTTAGTTGATCCTAATGGAAAGATTGTTAATTCTTTTGCTCCTAGACCATCAGACAAAAAATTAATTGAATTATTTGACGGATTAAAAATCTAA
- the deoC gene encoding deoxyribose-phosphate aldolase translates to MKIHKYIDHTLLKATAISVQIKALCAEAKQYNFYAVCVNGSYVELAVKELAETNVKVAAVIGFPLGAMTTEAKVFEAKDCIKNGASEIDMVINVGKLLEGDFDYVENEIRLIKEGIGENLLKVIFENCYLSKEQIQKVSELALKAGADFIKTSTGFGTGGAIFEDVQLMKDVVKDKVQIKAAGGIRDIAKAKKYIEMGVTRLGTSSGVALVTSGISNLKEY, encoded by the coding sequence ATGAAAATACATAAATATATCGATCATACCTTGTTAAAAGCTACAGCAATATCAGTACAAATAAAAGCATTATGTGCAGAAGCAAAACAGTATAATTTTTATGCAGTTTGTGTAAATGGTTCTTATGTTGAGTTAGCAGTAAAAGAATTAGCGGAAACAAATGTGAAAGTAGCTGCGGTTATTGGTTTTCCTTTGGGAGCAATGACAACAGAAGCTAAAGTTTTTGAAGCGAAAGATTGTATTAAAAACGGCGCATCAGAAATTGACATGGTCATTAATGTTGGAAAGTTATTAGAGGGAGATTTTGATTATGTAGAAAACGAAATCCGTTTAATCAAAGAAGGAATAGGAGAGAACCTATTGAAAGTCATTTTTGAGAACTGTTATTTAAGCAAAGAGCAAATCCAAAAGGTGAGTGAATTAGCATTGAAAGCTGGAGCTGATTTTATTAAAACATCTACTGGATTCGGAACTGGCGGAGCAATTTTTGAAGATGTTCAATTGATGAAAGATGTAGTAAAAGATAAAGTGCAAATTAAAGCCGCTGGAGGTATACGAGATATTGCAAAAGCTAAAAAATATATTGAAATGGGAGTAACTCGATTAGGAACATCATCAGGTGTTGCATTAGTTACCTCTGGAATTTCAAATTTAAAAGAATATTAA
- a CDS encoding sensor histidine kinase yields MRILLSLLVLFVVGILPAQEPISIHLTEKEGLPDKEFYCIIEDEKGFIWLAADKGLYRYDGFEFTFYSHPDQVGLSVFSLTKDDDNIIWYTNLANQIFYVKEGKVVLFKSLKNYFEGNLPTLQVNGNYLFLSQVGKIVIYDKNTGETLFKKDDNNKLFHSTILVKNNEAYSFSSEGFLSKIDSNFIFHDLHKKAPLNKKRHRRAFLQVLKDKLFLISFNNDGTSDKIILNKDFENNFELISSNTKDNYFIQEIEVINNELFIMTNKGVYIYKIEKGKLVFNRKMLDGVSVTDVILDKNGYLWITTHFEGVHVFPNLDFKSNFKVKENSVLKMLKGKPNELFLLGEDDEFYVYNSTLNSVKKFKRPNFEYIRYIVYNKSKDNYFIQGSREVESFKFSNGKIKGLKSYSNLNIKDHHFFTSDSLLIASGNKAIIMNINEAQENWKNSISLTNSRCYSTFGDNFLKGYYIGSVKGLFFYSNDLKNQKELLWKKHSIYIRDIISTQDKSIWCLSFKNGFYKVKNNKVVKHFSMKEGLLSNINSFFQVDEINNSIWIAGEKGIQKFDLQTETFQNLTKKNGIPSYEFTGLQIIGSRLYASTSNELFSFDTKMVFDDNTLVKPKPYFNFISIDNKEKKHAATYNIPTGGKKVEIGFNTTGFLSSENVSYEYRLLDAFENEKSWEEETSKSNKVIFNKLPQGTYTFQLRAKKGDVYSDINEIQFNVAGVFYKQWWFFLALTGLFGFIFWSYFKQKSKEIQEKQMLIIDKQSKELENIFLKLESLRSQMNPHFIFNALNSIQDYILNNEKKLARTYLVKFSRLIRMYLEHSQKNKISLEEELAALNFYLQLEKDRFQDSFTYEVIVADNINKETIEIPTFLIQPYVENAIKHGLLHKRENRRLKVCFRINENQSVLQCKIDDNGVGRVASNEINTRKAFKPVSFSSEANAKRIDLLNKTRKKPIELDIKDKYDKYSKAIGTTVTINIPI; encoded by the coding sequence ATGAGGATATTATTAAGTCTTCTTGTTTTATTTGTTGTTGGAATATTGCCAGCACAAGAACCAATCTCCATACATCTCACAGAAAAAGAGGGATTGCCAGATAAAGAGTTTTATTGTATCATAGAGGATGAAAAGGGTTTTATTTGGTTGGCTGCAGACAAAGGTTTGTATAGGTATGATGGTTTTGAGTTTACTTTTTATTCTCATCCAGATCAAGTTGGGTTATCCGTTTTTTCATTAACAAAAGATGACGATAATATTATATGGTACACAAACCTAGCAAATCAAATCTTTTATGTTAAAGAAGGCAAGGTTGTTTTGTTTAAAAGTCTAAAAAATTATTTTGAGGGGAATCTGCCAACATTACAAGTAAACGGAAATTATTTGTTTTTATCTCAAGTAGGTAAAATAGTTATCTATGATAAAAACACGGGAGAAACTCTTTTTAAAAAGGACGATAACAATAAACTTTTTCATAGTACCATATTAGTAAAAAATAATGAGGCATATTCTTTCAGCTCTGAAGGCTTTCTCTCTAAAATTGATAGTAATTTTATTTTTCATGATTTACATAAAAAGGCACCATTAAACAAAAAACGTCACCGCAGGGCTTTTTTACAAGTTTTAAAGGATAAGTTGTTTTTAATTTCATTTAATAACGATGGTACTTCTGATAAAATTATATTAAACAAAGACTTCGAAAATAATTTTGAGCTTATCTCTAGTAATACAAAAGATAATTATTTTATTCAGGAAATTGAAGTGATAAATAATGAGTTGTTTATCATGACCAACAAAGGTGTTTACATCTACAAAATTGAAAAAGGAAAACTTGTGTTCAATAGAAAGATGTTAGATGGTGTTTCTGTAACTGATGTTATTTTAGATAAAAATGGCTATTTGTGGATTACAACTCATTTTGAAGGAGTACATGTATTTCCCAACCTTGATTTTAAATCAAATTTTAAGGTTAAAGAAAACTCTGTTTTAAAAATGCTAAAGGGTAAGCCGAACGAGCTTTTTTTATTAGGTGAAGATGATGAGTTTTATGTGTATAATTCAACTTTAAACTCTGTAAAGAAATTTAAAAGACCAAATTTTGAATATATAAGATATATCGTTTATAATAAATCAAAAGATAATTATTTCATACAAGGATCCAGAGAAGTTGAATCTTTTAAGTTTTCAAATGGAAAAATTAAAGGATTAAAATCATATTCAAACCTAAATATCAAAGATCATCATTTTTTCACATCTGATAGTCTATTAATTGCTTCTGGTAATAAAGCAATTATTATGAATATAAATGAAGCCCAAGAAAATTGGAAAAATTCAATTTCACTTACGAATTCTAGGTGTTACAGTACCTTTGGTGATAATTTTCTAAAAGGTTATTATATTGGTAGTGTAAAAGGGTTGTTTTTTTACAGCAATGATTTAAAAAATCAAAAAGAGCTATTGTGGAAGAAGCACTCTATCTATATTAGAGACATTATAAGTACTCAAGATAAATCGATATGGTGTTTATCATTTAAAAATGGCTTTTATAAGGTTAAAAATAATAAAGTGGTAAAGCATTTCTCCATGAAAGAGGGTTTGTTGTCTAATATCAATAGCTTTTTTCAAGTTGACGAAATAAACAATTCAATTTGGATTGCAGGTGAAAAGGGAATTCAGAAATTTGATCTACAAACTGAGACATTTCAAAATTTAACGAAGAAAAACGGGATTCCTTCTTATGAGTTTACGGGTTTACAGATAATTGGCAGTAGATTGTATGCGAGTACATCAAATGAATTGTTTTCATTCGATACAAAAATGGTTTTTGATGATAATACTTTGGTAAAACCTAAGCCCTACTTTAACTTTATAAGCATAGATAATAAAGAGAAAAAACATGCAGCTACTTACAATATTCCTACTGGTGGTAAAAAAGTTGAAATAGGTTTTAATACTACTGGATTTTTATCTAGTGAAAATGTTTCTTATGAATATAGATTACTAGATGCGTTTGAAAATGAAAAATCCTGGGAAGAAGAGACTTCAAAAAGTAATAAGGTTATTTTTAATAAACTTCCTCAAGGAACTTATACATTTCAACTGAGAGCTAAAAAAGGTGATGTATATTCAGATATAAATGAAATACAATTTAATGTTGCTGGTGTTTTTTATAAACAGTGGTGGTTTTTTTTAGCACTAACAGGATTATTTGGTTTTATTTTTTGGAGTTATTTCAAACAAAAGAGTAAAGAAATTCAAGAAAAACAAATGCTTATAATCGATAAACAAAGTAAAGAGTTAGAAAATATATTCTTAAAGCTTGAGAGTTTACGTAGTCAAATGAATCCCCATTTTATCTTTAACGCATTAAATTCTATTCAAGATTATATTTTAAATAATGAGAAAAAATTAGCAAGAACTTATTTAGTCAAGTTTTCTAGACTCATTAGAATGTATCTCGAACATAGTCAAAAAAATAAGATTTCTCTTGAGGAAGAATTAGCAGCTTTGAATTTTTATTTACAACTTGAAAAAGATCGATTTCAAGATTCGTTTACTTATGAAGTAATAGTTGCCGATAATATAAATAAAGAGACCATAGAAATTCCGACATTTCTAATTCAACCTTATGTTGAAAATGCTATTAAACATGGACTTTTGCATAAAAGAGAAAATAGAAGATTGAAAGTATGCTTTCGTATAAATGAGAACCAAAGTGTATTACAATGTAAGATAGATGATAATGGAGTTGGTAGAGTAGCATCAAATGAAATTAATACAAGAAAAGCCTTTAAACCAGTTTCGTTTTCATCAGAAGCCAATGCAAAACGTATTGATTTATTAAATAAAACTCGAAAAAAACCGATAGAACTAGATATTAAAGACAAATATGATAAGTATTCCAAAGCAATTGGAACAACAGTTACCATTAATATACCAATTTAA
- a CDS encoding LytR/AlgR family response regulator transcription factor, translating to MKAIIIDDELKARSVLNTLIEEECPKIKEIKDADDLLSGVKLIREFKPEIVFLDIEMPEYSGLEILDFLNEDEVDFQIIFTTAYNHYAIEAFKLNAVDYLLKPIDSEELKEAIDKAENLLGNKDIHKKLNELKLSLSESNFKKIGLPNSNGIKFVDFNDIIMLEADGMYTKVSTTSEDVLVSKPLKFFVDTLQKINTFYRPHRSYLVNLTYLREYVKKDGGYIVMENNKSVSISKDKKEEFLTIVQNI from the coding sequence ATGAAAGCAATTATAATTGATGATGAATTAAAAGCGAGAAGTGTTTTAAACACTTTAATAGAAGAAGAATGCCCTAAAATTAAAGAAATTAAAGATGCTGATGATTTACTTTCTGGAGTAAAGTTAATTAGAGAGTTTAAACCAGAAATTGTATTTCTTGATATTGAAATGCCCGAATACTCTGGATTAGAAATCTTAGATTTTTTAAATGAAGATGAGGTAGATTTTCAAATTATTTTCACAACAGCTTACAATCATTATGCAATTGAAGCATTCAAACTAAACGCGGTTGATTATCTCTTAAAACCAATTGATAGTGAAGAGTTGAAAGAAGCAATTGATAAAGCAGAAAACCTACTTGGAAATAAAGACATTCACAAAAAGTTAAATGAATTAAAGTTGAGTTTAAGCGAGTCTAATTTCAAGAAGATTGGTTTACCAAATAGTAACGGAATTAAATTCGTTGATTTTAATGATATCATTATGTTGGAAGCCGACGGAATGTATACAAAAGTATCTACAACTTCAGAGGATGTTTTAGTAAGTAAACCTTTAAAGTTTTTTGTTGATACATTACAGAAAATAAATACTTTTTATCGTCCGCACCGTTCATATTTAGTAAATCTTACCTATTTGCGGGAATATGTAAAAAAAGATGGAGGTTATATTGTAATGGAAAATAATAAGTCAGTTTCTATTTCAAAGGACAAAAAAGAAGAGTTTCTAACCATCGTACAAAATATTTAG